The following proteins are encoded in a genomic region of Prochlorococcus marinus XMU1408:
- the rpsB gene encoding 30S ribosomal protein S2: MAVVSLSEMMEAGAHFGHQTRRWNPKMSRYIYSARNGVHIIDLVKTAVCMNSAYKWTRGAARSGKRFLFVGTKKQASEVVAQEAIRCGASYVNQRWLGGMLTNWTTMKARIDRLKDLERMESSGAIAMRPKKEGAVLRRELERLQKYLGGLKGMRRLPDVVVLVDQRRETNAVLEARKLDIPLVSMLDTNCDPDLCEIPIPCNDDAVRSVQLVLGRLADAINEGRHGSND, from the coding sequence ATGGCTGTAGTTTCTCTCTCAGAGATGATGGAAGCTGGTGCTCACTTCGGGCATCAGACAAGAAGATGGAACCCCAAGATGTCTCGTTACATCTATTCCGCTCGTAATGGGGTTCATATTATTGACCTAGTTAAGACTGCTGTTTGTATGAATAGTGCTTACAAATGGACACGAGGTGCTGCAAGAAGCGGTAAGAGATTCCTCTTCGTAGGTACTAAAAAGCAAGCTTCCGAAGTAGTTGCTCAAGAAGCTATTAGATGTGGTGCTTCCTACGTTAATCAAAGATGGTTAGGTGGGATGCTCACAAATTGGACAACCATGAAAGCAAGAATTGATCGTCTCAAAGATCTTGAAAGAATGGAATCGAGTGGTGCTATTGCAATGCGGCCTAAGAAAGAGGGAGCAGTTTTGCGTAGAGAATTAGAGAGGTTGCAAAAATATTTAGGAGGCCTAAAAGGAATGAGACGTTTACCTGATGTCGTTGTATTGGTTGATCAAAGACGAGAAACAAATGCTGTTTTAGAGGCTAGAAAACTTGATATACCTTTAGTATCAATGCTTGATACTAATTGTGATCCTGACCTTTGTGAAATCCCAATACCATGCAATGATGATGCTGTTCGTTCTGTTCAACTTGTTTTGGGTAGGTTAGCTGATGCTATTAATGAAGGGAGACATGGCTCTAATGATTAA
- a CDS encoding M15 family metallopeptidase, producing MKPRPWNNIKINESNEPLVSIPKSIFRLTPHPYMSLGAPYRDGADPWVLRKSVLNRLLEAQKFLSKSNPHLQLALFDAWRPISVQKFMFDYTIKETCKSRGIDINNDSENANIDRIIQEVGRFWAKPSLNPSTPPPHSTGAAIDLTLADMNGKPLDLGGEIDFIGAKSSPSFYESESLRFPCSKYQVFHNRRFLLFSVMEQAGFVQHPNEWWHFSYGDQLWSWLKKQRNAIYGAAFEVSNDITFSLPSLVT from the coding sequence ATGAAACCAAGACCTTGGAATAATATTAAAATAAATGAATCTAATGAACCTTTGGTTTCTATACCGAAGTCAATCTTTCGATTAACACCTCATCCTTATATGTCGTTAGGGGCTCCATATAGAGATGGAGCTGATCCATGGGTTTTACGTAAAAGTGTATTAAATAGATTACTCGAAGCGCAGAAATTTCTTTCAAAGAGCAATCCTCATTTGCAGTTAGCTTTGTTTGATGCTTGGAGACCTATTTCTGTCCAGAAATTCATGTTTGATTACACCATAAAAGAAACTTGTAAGTCTAGAGGGATTGATATTAATAATGATTCTGAAAATGCAAATATCGATAGAATCATCCAAGAGGTTGGCCGCTTTTGGGCTAAACCATCATTGAATCCTTCTACACCTCCTCCACATAGTACTGGTGCTGCTATTGACCTTACTCTTGCTGATATGAATGGGAAACCTTTGGATCTTGGTGGAGAAATAGATTTCATTGGAGCTAAATCAAGCCCTAGCTTTTATGAAAGTGAGTCTTTAAGGTTCCCTTGTTCAAAATATCAAGTTTTTCATAATAGAAGATTTCTTCTGTTCTCAGTTATGGAACAGGCAGGGTTTGTCCAACACCCAAATGAGTGGTGGCATTTTAGTTATGGAGATCAATTATGGTCTTGGTTAAAAAAGCAACGTAATGCTATTTATGGAGCAGCATTTGAGGTGAGTAATGACATTACTTTCTCATTACCAAGTTTAGTCACATGA
- a CDS encoding DevA family ABC transporter ATP-binding protein: MNNLNKNTLKIVSLNHWYGHGEMRRHVLQSISMEISPGEVVLLTGPSGCGKTTLLTLIGALRKVQDGNVKVFGKQLYGASRKTRQNLRKNIGMIFQGHNLLRCLTAEQNVQMGADLLTGFSYKARRAQSREWLRAVGLEDHMSKLPHDLSGGQKQRVAIARALAARPKLLLADEPTSALDSSTGREIVDLLKKLALEQSCSVLMVTHDPRILDVADRLLQMEDGQLLPTV; the protein is encoded by the coding sequence ATGAATAATTTAAATAAAAATACTTTAAAAATTGTTTCTTTGAATCATTGGTATGGGCATGGAGAAATGAGAAGGCATGTTCTTCAGTCCATTTCAATGGAAATTTCTCCAGGTGAAGTCGTTTTACTCACTGGGCCTTCAGGCTGTGGAAAAACAACGCTTCTTACTTTGATTGGTGCACTTCGTAAAGTTCAAGACGGTAATGTAAAGGTATTTGGGAAACAGCTTTACGGAGCCAGCAGGAAAACTAGGCAGAATCTTAGGAAAAATATTGGCATGATTTTTCAGGGGCATAATCTTTTGAGATGTCTTACTGCTGAACAAAATGTCCAAATGGGTGCTGACCTGTTAACTGGATTCTCATATAAAGCTAGAAGGGCACAGTCTAGAGAATGGCTCAGAGCTGTTGGATTAGAAGATCACATGTCTAAGCTTCCTCATGATTTATCAGGTGGCCAAAAACAGCGTGTTGCTATTGCCAGGGCACTTGCCGCCAGACCAAAACTGTTGCTAGCAGATGAACCAACTTCTGCTTTAGATAGTTCAACCGGTAGAGAGATTGTGGATTTATTAAAAAAACTAGCCTTAGAACAATCCTGTTCAGTATTGATGGTTACTCATGATCCGAGAATATTAGATGTAGCAGATCGTCTCTTACAAATGGAAGATGGCCAATTATTGCCCACTGTTTAG
- a CDS encoding adenylate cyclase, with the protein MSSNKYLLGSDFDPFDQLSLLKEKCNKLSSHLYRVNSLYLNEIRDILPQAIRTSLFCLITDRLGDEFGFSTVKSRKRFQLKIDKLVSDNMSLITIEHLNELAKKIDDENTRHFNNAKDEITNAINIKNSAEKSKPSISINSINLSTIPPLENLSIMEGWNGELKTPYSFDDQESYVTSTISENENENENENENDIENTEIANESIKDDDKNSDTLNLKSNDISILQSIFALTDESNSSDLDSKNKDFYNFDTEQNLKNNRLMPESPIGLYDWMISIDTALVRRLRDLSHSINTELLKSGLINTLVPINILDAALTGQLISSQSISNILTLKLPTNNSLGTGGLDIDCLLITPSDMEFDNPRLRQYRTQIKHYQNVLMGMIKQQRYWQARSIAEEVNKEWWKDTTQI; encoded by the coding sequence TTGTCTAGCAATAAGTATTTATTGGGTTCTGATTTTGACCCTTTTGATCAATTAAGTTTGCTTAAAGAAAAATGCAATAAGTTATCTTCTCATTTATATAGAGTTAATTCTTTATATTTAAATGAAATAAGAGATATATTGCCTCAAGCTATAAGGACATCATTGTTTTGTCTGATTACTGATAGGCTTGGAGATGAATTTGGGTTTTCTACAGTTAAATCCAGAAAAAGATTTCAATTGAAAATAGATAAATTAGTTTCAGATAATATGTCTCTTATTACAATTGAGCATCTAAATGAATTAGCTAAGAAAATTGATGATGAAAATACTCGCCATTTTAATAATGCTAAAGATGAGATAACAAATGCTATTAATATAAAAAATAGCGCTGAAAAATCAAAACCATCTATAAGTATTAATTCAATTAATTTAAGTACAATTCCACCATTGGAGAACTTATCAATTATGGAAGGATGGAATGGAGAATTAAAAACTCCATATTCATTTGATGATCAAGAATCATATGTTACTAGTACTATTTCTGAAAATGAAAATGAAAATGAAAATGAAAATGAAAATGACATAGAAAATACTGAGATAGCAAATGAGTCAATAAAAGATGATGATAAAAATAGCGATACTTTAAATTTGAAAAGTAATGATATCTCAATTTTACAGTCAATATTTGCTTTGACTGATGAATCTAACTCAAGTGATCTAGACTCAAAAAATAAAGATTTTTATAATTTTGATACTGAACAAAATCTAAAAAATAATCGTTTGATGCCAGAATCTCCAATAGGTTTGTATGACTGGATGATATCTATAGATACGGCTTTGGTTAGAAGATTGCGCGATCTTTCTCATTCTATTAATACTGAACTTTTAAAATCAGGATTAATTAATACACTTGTTCCAATTAATATTTTAGATGCAGCTTTGACAGGTCAATTGATTTCCTCTCAATCTATATCCAATATTCTTACTTTAAAATTGCCTACAAATAATTCATTGGGTACAGGGGGTTTGGATATTGATTGTTTGTTGATTACTCCCTCGGACATGGAATTTGATAATCCAAGACTTAGACAATACAGAACTCAAATTAAACACTATCAAAATGTTCTTATGGGTATGATTAAACAACAAAGATATTGGCAGGCTCGCTCAATAGCAGAAGAGGTTAATAAAGAATGGTGGAAAGATACAACCCAAATATAA
- the tsf gene encoding translation elongation factor Ts, with amino-acid sequence MAEITAKLVKELRDKTSAGMMDCKKALVENKGDMDKSIEWLRQKGIASAEKKSGRVAAEGAVGSYIHTGSRVGVLLELNCETDFVARGDLFQGLLRDLSMQVAACPNVEYVSVDQIPEAVATKEKEIEMGRDDLSGKPDQIKAKIVEGRIGKRLKEMALLEQPFIKDSSINVEELVKQVAGKIGENVKVRRFTRYTLGEGIEVQGPDFAEEVASMTSS; translated from the coding sequence ATGGCGGAAATAACAGCAAAACTCGTGAAAGAATTGCGAGACAAAACCTCTGCAGGCATGATGGACTGCAAAAAAGCCCTTGTTGAAAATAAGGGTGATATGGATAAGTCTATTGAGTGGCTAAGACAAAAAGGCATTGCGAGTGCTGAAAAGAAATCAGGAAGAGTCGCTGCTGAAGGTGCTGTTGGGAGTTATATACATACAGGTTCTCGTGTGGGTGTACTTCTAGAACTGAACTGTGAGACTGACTTTGTAGCAAGAGGCGATTTGTTTCAAGGCCTTTTGAGAGATTTGTCTATGCAAGTTGCAGCTTGCCCAAATGTTGAATATGTGAGCGTTGATCAAATTCCAGAAGCCGTTGCTACTAAGGAAAAAGAAATAGAGATGGGAAGAGATGACCTCTCAGGAAAACCTGATCAAATTAAAGCTAAAATCGTTGAAGGAAGAATAGGAAAAAGATTAAAAGAAATGGCTCTTTTAGAGCAGCCATTTATTAAAGATAGCTCAATAAATGTAGAAGAACTTGTAAAGCAAGTTGCTGGTAAAATAGGAGAAAATGTAAAGGTTCGTAGATTTACTAGATATACACTTGGAGAGGGTATAGAGGTTCAAGGCCCAGATTTCGCAGAGGAAGTAGCATCTATGACTTCAAGCTGA
- a CDS encoding glycosyltransferase family 2 protein: MLVSVVIPTYNRLPILKKCLEALENQSSLGLIYEYEIVLVDDGSTDGTTNWLVNNIEDFPHLRLFEQSHGGPALGRNLGVEKSNGDLIVFIDSDLVVDKFFLVNHVNSLMKAWKKLGNRKCFTYGSVINTSNFNNPNSEPFKLQDLSWAYFATGNVAIDKKILEKSGLFDKSFELYGWEDLELGERLRNMGVKLIKCPKAIGYHWHPALTLDQIPNLIRIEKERAKMGLVFYRKHPTLRVKFIIQYTFIHRFLWEILTFGGLINTKTLRPLLVFLMKNGQSGLAMELLRLPLNLISVRQIFREASLIGLR; encoded by the coding sequence ATGTTAGTAAGTGTTGTTATACCGACTTACAATAGGCTCCCGATACTAAAAAAGTGTCTGGAGGCATTAGAAAATCAAAGTTCATTAGGTTTGATTTATGAATATGAAATTGTTCTAGTGGACGATGGCTCAACTGATGGAACTACTAATTGGTTAGTTAATAATATTGAGGATTTTCCTCATTTAAGACTTTTTGAACAATCTCATGGTGGTCCAGCTTTAGGAAGAAATCTTGGTGTAGAAAAGTCAAATGGTGATTTAATTGTTTTTATAGATAGTGATCTTGTTGTTGATAAGTTTTTCTTGGTTAACCATGTAAATTCTTTAATGAAAGCATGGAAAAAACTTGGCAATAGAAAATGTTTTACTTATGGTTCTGTAATTAATACTTCTAATTTTAATAATCCAAATTCTGAGCCTTTTAAGCTACAAGATTTATCTTGGGCTTACTTTGCCACAGGGAATGTAGCAATTGATAAAAAGATTTTAGAAAAATCAGGTCTTTTTGACAAGTCTTTTGAACTATACGGTTGGGAAGATTTGGAATTAGGTGAAAGGCTTAGGAATATGGGAGTAAAGCTTATTAAATGTCCAAAAGCTATTGGATATCATTGGCATCCTGCTTTAACTCTAGATCAGATTCCTAATTTGATTCGAATTGAAAAAGAGAGAGCAAAGATGGGACTGGTCTTTTACCGTAAACATCCAACTTTAAGAGTGAAATTTATTATTCAATATACTTTTATTCATCGTTTCCTTTGGGAAATTTTAACTTTTGGCGGACTCATAAATACAAAAACACTTAGACCTTTATTAGTTTTTTTAATGAAAAATGGCCAATCTGGTTTAGCTATGGAATTGCTTAGACTTCCTCTTAATTTGATTAGTGTTAGACAAATTTTTAGAGAAGCATCATTAATAGGACTTCGATGA
- a CDS encoding NADPH-dependent assimilatory sulfite reductase hemoprotein subunit, with product MNFEDKESDAEIEKTVSSPCIANNSPRAKFEQFKADSNYLNEPLLTELINESDHFTNDAVQLLKFHGSYQQDDREHRKRGGTGKDWQMMLRLRNPAGFVPGPLFVALDDLSDQLGNKTLRATTRQCFQMHGIKKENLKEVIETIVKSMGSTLAACGDINRNVMAPAAPYEKGSYPAARKLANDIADVLSPKQAEITYLDLWVDGELKYAIKPSPEVKRNRKKQLNPGVFSGDNKEPLYGSTYLPRKFKCATTVPGDNSVDILTHDIGLVTFTNRKGVLEGCNVYVGGGMGRTHNLDSTFARIADPIGYVKGKDILELVQSILALQRDYGDRKTRRHSRLKYVLHDMGVAWFKKQLTNKYFTKKIAPIKDEGVTILEDYLGWHQQSEKLWFVGLPLLSGRLTGKVKKELRNIVEKYALDVRLTPNQDLLLCNIGNYQKSSVNKDLCNIGFSNPGFPEPLSRHALACPALPLCGLAMTEAERFLPELIDRINNQLKKLDIDKSILIRVTGCPNGCARPYMAELALVGSGLNQYQLWLGGSTNLNRLATPYLQKMSLNELEKTLEPLFLSWKERGTSLSLGDHVTKLGNEKVMSLLTSNAAP from the coding sequence ATGAATTTTGAAGATAAAGAAAGCGATGCAGAAATAGAAAAAACTGTTTCATCACCTTGCATAGCGAATAACTCTCCTCGAGCAAAATTTGAACAATTTAAAGCAGATAGTAATTACTTAAATGAACCCCTTCTAACTGAATTAATCAATGAAAGTGATCACTTCACAAACGATGCAGTTCAACTTTTGAAATTTCATGGTAGTTATCAACAAGATGATCGCGAGCATAGAAAAAGAGGAGGAACAGGCAAAGATTGGCAAATGATGCTGAGGCTTAGGAATCCAGCGGGTTTTGTTCCGGGACCACTTTTCGTAGCATTGGATGATCTTTCTGATCAATTAGGAAATAAAACACTTAGAGCGACCACTCGTCAATGTTTTCAAATGCATGGAATTAAGAAAGAAAATTTAAAAGAAGTTATCGAAACAATAGTTAAATCAATGGGCTCAACCCTCGCTGCATGTGGAGATATCAATAGAAATGTTATGGCTCCAGCTGCACCATATGAAAAAGGTTCTTATCCTGCTGCGAGGAAATTGGCAAATGACATTGCAGATGTTTTATCACCTAAACAAGCAGAAATCACTTATCTAGATCTATGGGTTGATGGTGAATTAAAATATGCAATCAAACCATCCCCCGAAGTCAAGAGGAATAGAAAAAAACAACTAAATCCGGGTGTTTTTAGCGGGGACAACAAAGAGCCTTTATATGGATCGACCTACTTACCAAGAAAATTTAAATGTGCAACCACAGTTCCAGGAGACAACTCTGTAGATATCTTAACTCATGATATAGGTCTTGTAACATTTACAAATAGAAAAGGGGTTTTAGAAGGATGTAATGTCTACGTTGGAGGAGGTATGGGTAGGACTCATAACTTAGATAGCACATTTGCAAGGATAGCAGATCCTATTGGTTATGTGAAAGGGAAGGATATTTTAGAACTTGTACAATCTATTCTCGCTCTTCAAAGAGATTATGGAGATAGGAAAACGAGAAGGCACTCAAGACTAAAATATGTTTTGCATGATATGGGTGTTGCCTGGTTCAAGAAACAATTAACTAATAAGTACTTTACAAAAAAAATTGCTCCCATAAAGGATGAAGGTGTCACAATACTTGAAGATTATCTAGGATGGCATCAACAATCTGAAAAATTATGGTTTGTTGGGCTACCACTATTGTCAGGTAGGCTTACAGGGAAAGTAAAAAAAGAGCTCAGAAATATAGTTGAAAAATATGCATTGGATGTACGTTTAACTCCTAACCAAGATCTATTATTGTGCAATATTGGTAATTATCAAAAATCCAGTGTCAACAAAGATCTATGCAATATAGGATTTTCAAATCCAGGTTTTCCTGAACCATTGTCAAGACATGCCCTAGCCTGCCCTGCCCTTCCCTTATGTGGACTTGCAATGACAGAAGCAGAGAGATTTCTACCTGAACTTATAGATCGTATAAATAATCAATTAAAAAAGCTAGATATAGATAAATCAATTTTAATTAGAGTGACAGGCTGCCCAAATGGATGTGCTCGACCTTACATGGCAGAATTGGCTCTAGTTGGTAGTGGTTTAAATCAATACCAACTCTGGCTCGGAGGTAGTACTAATTTGAATAGGTTAGCAACTCCATATCTACAAAAAATGTCTCTCAATGAATTAGAAAAAACATTAGAGCCTTTATTCCTTAGCTGGAAAGAGAGGGGAACTTCATTAAGTCTTGGAGATCATGTGACTAAACTTGGTAATGAGAAAGTAATGTCATTACTCACCTCAAATGCTGCTCCATAA
- the recG gene encoding ATP-dependent DNA helicase RecG codes for MVERYNPNISSNDLTATPDSKSGELLAWIRSLQQALTVEVDHGFTDIQGRKNKFSSFVSDYLLKCPSLDIPEYELCKLKELAFEFKIYSSMSTDRRRRIIVQTRQSLHDLHKYKEGAETTKLLNLKIKKSQDLNFNKKSSSSDILSLESQISAIKGVGPKQAEKLSGIGLFFIRDLINYFPRDYVDYTSLKTIDKTQSGQNVTIVAKIRRCSSFKSPKNPNLSILELFIKDKTGGMKITRFFAGRRSSSIAYVKSQQSLYPVGATIAVSGLVKESRYGKSINDPLIEIIDTPNSYLKSRTIGQIFPVYSLTDGITADKFRDLIQSILYLTSDIKDSIPIDILNRLDLPSKKDAFFQIHNPQNSKTLAKARRRIVFEEFLLLQLSLLLRRELHKKCNSPQLSIEQNSNGLVEKFLSILPFSLTSAQKRVLKEIELDIVKSEPMSRLLQGDVGSGKTVIAISALLTAVQSGWQGAFMAPTEVLARQHYQTLNKWIPQLELNVDLLTGSTPKSRRKQILADLSNGATKILVGTHALFEDPVVFERLGLVVVDEQHRFGVKQRNKLLNKGLQPHLLTMTATPIPRTLALTLHGDLDVSQLDELPPGRTPISTQLISPKDKQYAYDLIRGEINKGHQIYVVLPLIEESEKLELSAAVDVYHQLSTEIFSEFTVELLHGKMKSHEKQEVIKNFLNKKSDILVSTTVIEVGVDVPNASVMLIENSDRFGLAQLHQLRGRVGRGASKSYCLLSHQNKNKLSRQRLEVLVNSNDGFEISEIDLRFRGPGQVLGTKQSGLPDFALASLAEDTDVLELARNEARNLLDSDPQLKNNSMLRMLIKAKWDKLKIGNKLN; via the coding sequence ATGGTGGAAAGATACAACCCAAATATAAGCAGCAATGATTTAACAGCGACACCTGATAGCAAATCGGGTGAACTACTAGCTTGGATTAGATCTTTGCAACAAGCACTAACTGTTGAAGTTGATCATGGATTTACGGATATTCAAGGTAGAAAAAATAAATTCTCTTCATTTGTAAGTGATTATTTATTAAAGTGCCCTTCTTTAGATATCCCTGAGTATGAACTTTGTAAATTAAAGGAATTAGCATTTGAGTTTAAAATATATTCATCTATGTCTACAGACCGTAGACGTAGAATTATTGTTCAAACAAGACAATCTCTTCATGATTTACATAAATATAAGGAAGGGGCTGAAACAACAAAATTATTAAATTTAAAAATAAAAAAATCACAAGACTTGAATTTTAATAAGAAAAGTTCTTCTTCAGATATTTTATCTTTAGAAAGTCAAATATCTGCTATTAAAGGTGTCGGACCCAAGCAAGCAGAGAAATTATCTGGGATAGGCCTTTTTTTTATTCGTGATCTTATAAATTATTTCCCTCGTGATTATGTTGATTACACTTCATTGAAAACTATAGATAAAACTCAATCAGGTCAGAATGTAACGATAGTTGCAAAAATTAGACGATGTAGTTCATTTAAGAGTCCCAAAAATCCAAATCTTTCAATTCTTGAATTGTTTATTAAAGATAAAACAGGAGGAATGAAAATCACTAGATTTTTTGCAGGTCGTCGAAGTAGCAGTATTGCATATGTAAAATCTCAACAAAGTTTGTACCCTGTTGGTGCAACCATTGCGGTAAGCGGATTAGTTAAAGAGAGTAGATATGGTAAATCAATAAATGATCCTTTAATCGAAATTATTGATACTCCTAATAGTTATTTGAAGTCCAGGACTATTGGTCAAATATTCCCTGTTTATTCGTTAACTGATGGAATAACGGCTGATAAATTTAGAGATTTAATACAATCGATTCTCTATTTAACATCTGATATAAAAGATTCAATCCCCATAGACATACTAAATAGGCTAGATCTACCTTCTAAGAAAGATGCTTTTTTTCAAATCCATAATCCTCAGAATTCAAAAACTCTCGCTAAAGCAAGAAGAAGAATTGTATTTGAAGAATTTTTATTATTACAGTTGAGTCTTCTTTTAAGACGTGAATTACATAAGAAATGTAACTCTCCTCAGTTAAGTATTGAGCAAAATAGTAATGGCTTGGTTGAAAAGTTTTTAAGTATTCTTCCCTTCTCTCTTACAAGTGCTCAAAAACGAGTCTTGAAGGAAATTGAATTAGACATAGTTAAATCTGAACCAATGTCTCGACTACTGCAAGGTGATGTTGGTAGTGGAAAAACTGTCATTGCTATTTCTGCTCTACTTACTGCAGTTCAATCAGGATGGCAGGGTGCTTTTATGGCACCAACTGAGGTACTCGCTAGACAACATTATCAAACACTCAATAAATGGATTCCTCAACTTGAGTTGAACGTAGATTTATTAACTGGTTCTACACCAAAGTCTCGTCGTAAACAAATTCTTGCTGATTTATCAAATGGTGCTACAAAAATCCTTGTAGGTACTCACGCATTATTTGAAGATCCAGTTGTCTTTGAGCGACTGGGTCTAGTAGTTGTAGATGAGCAACATCGTTTTGGTGTTAAACAGAGGAACAAACTTTTGAATAAAGGCTTACAACCTCACTTGCTAACAATGACTGCAACACCAATCCCTAGAACTTTGGCACTTACATTGCATGGTGATCTTGATGTTAGTCAGTTAGATGAGTTGCCACCTGGGCGAACTCCTATCAGCACTCAACTGATTTCTCCAAAAGATAAACAATATGCCTATGATTTAATAAGAGGTGAAATCAACAAAGGACATCAAATTTATGTAGTGCTACCTTTAATTGAAGAATCTGAGAAACTTGAACTTAGTGCAGCAGTTGACGTGTATCATCAGTTGTCTACTGAAATTTTTTCTGAATTTACTGTAGAATTACTTCATGGCAAAATGAAAAGTCATGAAAAGCAAGAGGTAATAAAAAACTTTCTTAATAAGAAGAGCGATATACTTGTTTCTACTACGGTTATAGAAGTAGGTGTTGATGTACCCAATGCAAGCGTCATGCTAATAGAAAATTCTGATCGCTTTGGGCTGGCTCAATTGCATCAATTAAGGGGCCGTGTTGGGAGAGGTGCCTCTAAGTCTTATTGTCTCCTAAGCCATCAAAATAAAAATAAATTATCTCGACAAAGATTGGAAGTTTTGGTGAATTCAAATGATGGATTTGAAATTTCTGAAATTGACTTGCGTTTTCGAGGACCTGGACAGGTCTTAGGCACAAAACAATCAGGACTGCCTGATTTTGCGCTTGCATCATTAGCCGAAGATACTGATGTGCTTGAACTTGCTCGGAATGAGGCTCGAAACCTTTTAGATTCAGACCCTCAGCTTAAAAACAATTCCATGCTTCGCATGCTGATTAAAGCGAAGTGGGATAAACTAAAAATTGGGAATAAGTTAAATTAA